From Anaerolineae bacterium, the proteins below share one genomic window:
- a CDS encoding site-specific DNA-methyltransferase codes for MTEWGPHNPHPLSRMKTELVWEGKYDEYGNRRPVRLPESPLPLQRIETIDYPRDARKAQAHQLGLPFSEEEFRQQAHRDDWRNMLIWGDNKLVMASLLEQFRGKIDLIYIDPPFDVGADFTMKVQIGEEGDAVQKEQSILEAVAYRDTWGKGTDSYLHMMYERLTLMRELLSERGNLFVHVDYRVNSLVRLLLDEVFGSQIVNEIIWFY; via the coding sequence ATGACCGAATGGGGACCCCACAATCCACATCCGCTTTCCCGCATGAAGACCGAACTGGTCTGGGAGGGCAAGTACGACGAGTACGGCAACCGCCGGCCTGTCCGCCTGCCCGAATCCCCACTGCCCCTACAGCGCATCGAGACCATTGACTATCCGCGCGACGCCCGCAAAGCCCAGGCGCATCAATTGGGCTTGCCATTTTCCGAAGAAGAGTTTCGCCAGCAGGCCCACCGCGATGACTGGCGCAATATGCTCATCTGGGGCGACAACAAGCTGGTGATGGCATCCCTGCTGGAGCAGTTCCGCGGCAAGATTGACCTGATCTACATTGACCCGCCCTTCGACGTCGGCGCCGACTTTACGATGAAGGTGCAGATCGGCGAGGAGGGCGACGCCGTGCAGAAGGAGCAGTCCATCCTGGAGGCGGTGGCCTACCGCGACACCTGGGGCAAGGGGACGGACTCCTACCTGCACATGATGTACGAGCGCCTGACGCTGATGCGCGAGTTGCTCAGCGAGCGGGGAAACTTATTCGTCCACGTTGATTATCGAGTCAATAGCTTGGTTAGATTGTTGCTTGATGAGGTATTTGGAAGCCAGATTGTTAATGAAATTATATGGTTCTAC
- a CDS encoding DMT family transporter, with product MEKDRLGLLYAIAAVFFFSTSAVLVRFSAPLSTYQISCGRLVVGSAAILLLGFLRREHRWPARADWPRFIVYGAITAAHFVFYVAAILYTTLAHALTLVYTAPIWVALLSAWRLKEPLRPRQYAGMLVTLAGLGVMVGFEPQMSRQMIIGDLLALASAVMFALYTIAGRSQRQRYPLFTYAGLVYGLAALWLAPLAAATTHSVPGWPQVLAVIGLGLIPMAAGHTLYNAAVRHTHAAYANLIATQEVTGGVLLGILLLGEVPGPTTVIGLAVTLVGIALVLR from the coding sequence TTGGAAAAGGACCGCCTGGGCCTGCTGTACGCCATCGCCGCCGTCTTCTTCTTCTCCACCAGCGCCGTCCTGGTGCGCTTTTCCGCCCCGCTCTCTACCTATCAGATAAGCTGTGGCCGGCTGGTGGTTGGCTCGGCGGCCATCCTGTTGTTGGGCTTCCTGCGGCGGGAGCACCGCTGGCCGGCGCGCGCCGACTGGCCCCGCTTCATCGTCTACGGCGCCATCACCGCCGCCCATTTCGTCTTTTACGTGGCCGCCATCCTGTACACCACCCTGGCCCATGCCCTGACGCTGGTGTACACGGCGCCCATTTGGGTGGCGCTCCTGTCGGCCTGGCGCCTGAAGGAGCCTCTGCGGCCGCGGCAGTACGCCGGCATGCTGGTGACGCTGGCCGGCCTCGGCGTCATGGTGGGCTTCGAGCCGCAGATGAGCCGGCAGATGATTATCGGCGACCTGCTGGCGCTGGCCTCGGCGGTGATGTTCGCCCTGTACACCATCGCCGGCCGCTCTCAGCGCCAGCGCTATCCCCTGTTCACCTATGCCGGCCTGGTCTACGGGCTGGCGGCGCTGTGGCTGGCGCCGCTGGCGGCCGCGACGACGCATTCCGTCCCGGGATGGCCGCAGGTGCTGGCTGTCATCGGGCTGGGGCTGATCCCCATGGCCGCCGGCCACACGCTGTACAACGCCGCCGTGCGGCACACCCATGCCGCCTACGCCAATCTCATCGCCACCCAGGAGGTCACCGGCGGGGTACTGCTGGGGATACTTCTGCTGGGGGAGGTGCCAGGCCCGACCACGGTCATCGGCCTGGCCGTGACGCTGGTCGGCATCGCCCTGGTGCTACGCTGA
- a CDS encoding nicotinate-nucleotide adenylyltransferase, which translates to MAGVAARRLGILGGTFDPVHFGHLLLAEQARQGLGLEQVLFVPAGVPPHKLDEPHTPTEHRLRMLELALADNPAFAISRVDVERPGPHYSVDMVRLIGETQAPGTELFFLMGMDSLANILSWYRPDLLIQLCILAVARRPGYTCDLDELERQLPGLRRRLRFFDMPLMEISGEDIRRRIRLGHSIRYLTPEPVRRYIEEHGLYRASA; encoded by the coding sequence ATGGCAGGGGTAGCGGCCCGCCGGCTGGGCATCCTGGGCGGCACCTTCGACCCGGTGCACTTCGGGCACCTGCTCCTGGCCGAGCAGGCGCGCCAGGGCCTGGGGCTGGAGCAGGTGCTCTTCGTGCCGGCCGGCGTGCCCCCACACAAGCTGGATGAACCCCATACCCCGACCGAGCACCGTCTGCGCATGCTGGAGCTGGCTCTGGCGGACAATCCCGCCTTTGCCATCTCCCGCGTCGATGTGGAGCGCCCCGGGCCGCATTATTCCGTGGACATGGTGCGTCTGATCGGGGAAACCCAGGCGCCGGGGACGGAGCTTTTCTTCCTGATGGGGATGGATTCGCTGGCCAATATCTTGAGCTGGTACCGCCCCGACCTGCTCATCCAGCTCTGTATCCTGGCGGTGGCCCGCCGGCCGGGCTATACCTGCGACCTGGATGAATTGGAACGCCAGCTCCCGGGTCTGCGCCGGCGCCTTCGTTTCTTCGACATGCCCCTGATGGAAATCTCCGGCGAGGATATCCGCCGGCGCATTCGCCTCGGGCATTCTATCCGCTATTTGACCCCGGAGCCGGTGCGCCGCTATATCGAGGAGCACGGCCTGTACCGCGCCTCAGCGTAG
- the obgE gene encoding GTPase ObgE, with translation MFLDEVKIFVQGGRGGDGCVSFRREKFVPFGGPDGGKGGKGGDVYLEVDPNLNTLLHFKNRIHWKAPRGQHGRGKNQTGAQGEDLIIPVPPGTVVYDAETGALLGDLTRPGQRLLVARGGRGGRGNASFATPTNQAPRIAEKGEPGEERWLRLELKLIADVGIVGKPNAGKSTLLSVVSAARPKIADYPFTTLEPHLGVVQMDHRTFVMADIPGLIEGAHAGAGLGHQFLRHVERTRLLVHLIDGTSDDPLRDFEQINRELALFSERLAAKPQLVVLNKIDVPEARAKWPALRSAWEKRGYRAMAISAATRENVPELVRTLFAMLDVLPREEMEPAEEMPVFGLPADENRFEIEREEDGWRVRGTAIERAAVMTRWDLHESVMRFQRILDALGISQALREAGVQDGDIVRIGDVELEWQEEWQG, from the coding sequence GTGTTCCTCGACGAAGTAAAGATATTCGTGCAGGGCGGCAGGGGCGGCGACGGCTGTGTCAGCTTTCGCCGCGAGAAATTTGTCCCCTTCGGCGGGCCGGACGGCGGCAAGGGGGGCAAAGGGGGCGACGTGTATCTGGAAGTGGACCCCAACCTGAATACCCTCCTGCATTTCAAGAACCGCATCCATTGGAAGGCGCCGCGCGGCCAGCACGGGCGCGGCAAGAACCAGACCGGCGCGCAAGGGGAGGACCTGATCATCCCGGTGCCGCCGGGCACCGTGGTCTACGATGCGGAGACGGGCGCCCTGCTGGGCGATTTGACCCGGCCGGGACAGCGCCTGCTGGTGGCGCGCGGCGGCCGGGGCGGCCGCGGCAATGCCTCTTTCGCCACCCCCACCAACCAGGCACCCCGCATCGCCGAGAAGGGGGAGCCCGGGGAGGAGCGCTGGCTGAGGCTGGAGCTGAAGCTGATCGCCGATGTGGGCATCGTGGGGAAGCCCAACGCCGGCAAGTCCACCCTCCTCTCCGTGGTCAGCGCGGCGCGCCCCAAGATCGCCGACTATCCTTTTACCACGCTGGAGCCGCATCTGGGCGTGGTGCAGATGGACCACCGCACCTTCGTCATGGCCGATATCCCGGGCCTGATCGAGGGCGCGCACGCCGGCGCCGGCCTGGGCCATCAGTTCCTGCGCCACGTGGAGCGCACCCGCCTGCTGGTGCACCTGATTGACGGCACCTCCGATGACCCCCTGCGCGATTTCGAGCAGATCAACCGCGAGCTGGCCCTCTTCAGCGAGAGGCTGGCCGCCAAACCACAGCTCGTGGTGCTGAATAAGATAGACGTGCCGGAGGCGCGCGCCAAATGGCCGGCCCTGCGCTCCGCCTGGGAAAAGCGCGGCTACCGCGCCATGGCCATCTCCGCCGCCACCCGGGAGAACGTGCCGGAACTGGTGCGCACCCTGTTCGCCATGCTGGACGTGCTACCGCGCGAGGAGATGGAGCCGGCCGAAGAGATGCCGGTCTTCGGACTGCCGGCGGACGAGAATCGCTTCGAGATCGAGCGGGAGGAGGACGGCTGGCGGGTGCGCGGCACGGCCATCGAGCGCGCTGCGGTCATGACCCGCTGGGACCTGCACGAATCGGTCATGCGCTTCCAGCGCATCCTGGACGCCCTGGGCATCTCCCAGGCGCTGCGCGAGGCCGGCGTGCAGGACGGCGATATCGTGCGCATCGGCGATGTGGAGCTGGAGTGGCAGGAAGAATGGCAGGGGTAG